A portion of the Intestinibacillus sp. Marseille-P6563 genome contains these proteins:
- a CDS encoding IreB family regulatory phosphoprotein encodes MLEGTRKFTLVDDSNVEMKRILTTVYDALKEKGYNPINQIVGYLLSEDPTYITNHNNARSLIRKIDRDELMQELVSFYLNN; translated from the coding sequence ATGCTCGAAGGCACTCGGAAATTTACTCTCGTGGACGATTCCAATGTTGAGATGAAGCGGATTCTGACCACGGTTTATGATGCCCTGAAAGAAAAGGGCTATAATCCCATCAACCAAATCGTCGGTTATCTGCTGTCGGAGGACCCGACTTATATCACCAACCACAACAATGCCCGCAGTCTGATCCGTAAGATCGACCGCGACGAACTCATGCAAGAGTTGGTTTCGTTCTACTTGAATAACTAA
- the pheT gene encoding phenylalanine--tRNA ligase subunit beta, producing the protein MKLPLSWLKDYTNIDGVSPKEYDAKMTMSGSKVECVDYLGEEINNVVTGKILSVEKHPDSDHLVICQIDAGKEEPIQIVTGAPNVTEASVGEICPVCLHKSTLPGGVKITKGKLRGVVSNGMMCSFQELGLDHGCVPYACDNGILFLPKDTPVGVDIKGVLGLDEYVADFEITSNRPDCLSVIGLARETAATFERPFSVKEPVVKGCGGDIKDYVSVRVDEPELCPRYTAKIVKNIKIEPSPAWMRERLHAAGVRPINNIVDITNYVMLEYGQPMHAFDYACLSDGQIVVRRPQPGEAIQTLDGQDRAITSEMLAICDGAKPIAVAGVMGGANSEITDATQTVVFESACFHGATVRLTAKALGMRTEASGRFEKGLDPSLTMLAVLRACELVEELGAGEVIDGVVDVCAADLTPKTLPFEPDKMNALLGTDLSADVQKQLLKRLAFQVEGDKVIIPSFRIDIARMCDLAEEVARMYGYDNIPVRLYAGDTTQGGLSPRQQMERAAAGVCLAAGFDESMSHSFISPKFYDAIALPADDPRRISTTILNPLGEDFSVMRTTVLPSMLDSLAHNHAHRNPTASLYELGTIYTPVVKDGKADADQLPHEEKILTLGSYGRLPFFQFKGVIEALCRELNIKDVSFVADSENPSYHPGRCAKVYASDALLGTFGAVHPLVAKKYGFNTEVLTAELAMDALYDAIDSVKLYQQLPKFPASTRDIAVLVDDAVPAASMQKAIERAAGSILESVKLFDVYKGKGIPEGKKSVAYSMSLRASDRTLKDEECDNAMQKAIAALESEFGAALRS; encoded by the coding sequence ATGAAACTGCCTCTTTCCTGGCTGAAAGATTACACCAATATTGACGGCGTAAGCCCCAAGGAATACGACGCAAAGATGACCATGTCGGGTTCCAAGGTCGAGTGCGTCGATTACCTCGGCGAAGAGATCAACAATGTCGTAACCGGCAAAATCCTGTCGGTTGAAAAGCACCCGGATTCCGACCATCTGGTCATCTGCCAGATCGATGCGGGCAAGGAAGAACCCATCCAGATCGTCACCGGTGCGCCCAATGTCACCGAAGCATCGGTCGGCGAGATCTGCCCGGTCTGCCTGCATAAGTCCACCCTGCCCGGCGGGGTGAAGATCACCAAGGGCAAGCTGCGCGGCGTGGTTTCCAACGGCATGATGTGCTCGTTCCAGGAGCTTGGCCTGGACCACGGCTGTGTGCCCTATGCGTGCGATAACGGCATCCTGTTCCTGCCCAAGGACACCCCGGTCGGTGTGGACATCAAGGGCGTTCTGGGTCTGGATGAATATGTCGCCGATTTTGAAATTACCTCCAACCGTCCGGACTGCCTGAGCGTCATCGGTCTGGCGCGTGAAACCGCGGCGACCTTTGAGCGTCCGTTCTCTGTCAAGGAGCCGGTGGTCAAAGGCTGCGGCGGCGACATCAAGGACTATGTTTCGGTTCGTGTGGATGAGCCCGAACTGTGCCCACGTTACACGGCCAAGATTGTCAAGAACATCAAGATCGAGCCCTCCCCGGCCTGGATGCGTGAGCGTCTGCATGCGGCTGGTGTACGCCCGATCAACAACATCGTCGACATCACCAACTATGTTATGCTCGAATATGGTCAGCCCATGCACGCATTTGACTATGCCTGCCTGTCGGACGGCCAGATCGTGGTCCGCCGCCCGCAGCCGGGCGAAGCCATCCAGACGCTGGACGGCCAGGACCGTGCGATTACTTCTGAAATGCTCGCCATCTGCGATGGCGCTAAGCCGATCGCGGTCGCTGGTGTCATGGGCGGCGCCAACTCGGAAATCACCGATGCGACCCAGACAGTCGTTTTTGAATCGGCCTGCTTCCACGGCGCAACCGTCCGTCTGACTGCTAAGGCACTGGGCATGCGCACCGAGGCCTCCGGTCGCTTTGAAAAGGGTCTGGACCCGTCGCTGACCATGCTGGCCGTTCTGCGCGCCTGCGAACTGGTCGAAGAACTGGGCGCCGGTGAAGTCATCGACGGCGTCGTGGATGTCTGTGCCGCTGACCTGACCCCCAAGACCCTGCCGTTTGAGCCGGACAAGATGAATGCTCTGCTAGGCACCGACCTGTCCGCTGATGTACAGAAGCAGCTGCTCAAGCGTCTGGCGTTCCAGGTCGAGGGCGACAAGGTCATTATCCCGTCCTTCCGTATTGATATTGCCCGTATGTGCGACCTGGCCGAAGAAGTTGCGCGCATGTATGGTTATGACAACATTCCGGTGCGTCTGTACGCCGGTGACACCACCCAGGGCGGCTTGTCTCCGCGCCAGCAGATGGAACGCGCGGCAGCCGGTGTTTGCTTGGCAGCTGGTTTTGACGAATCGATGAGCCATTCGTTCATCAGCCCCAAGTTCTACGACGCCATTGCCCTGCCGGCGGACGACCCGCGCCGTATTTCGACCACCATCCTCAACCCGCTGGGCGAGGACTTCTCGGTCATGCGTACCACCGTTCTGCCGTCTATGCTGGACTCGCTGGCGCACAACCATGCGCACCGCAATCCGACCGCATCGCTCTATGAGCTGGGCACCATTTACACCCCGGTCGTCAAGGACGGTAAGGCCGACGCCGACCAGCTCCCGCACGAGGAAAAGATCCTCACCCTGGGCAGCTACGGCCGCCTGCCCTTCTTCCAGTTCAAGGGCGTTATCGAGGCACTTTGCCGCGAACTGAATATCAAGGACGTGTCCTTTGTAGCCGATTCCGAAAATCCGTCCTATCACCCGGGCCGCTGCGCCAAGGTCTATGCGAGCGACGCGCTGCTCGGCACCTTCGGTGCGGTACATCCGCTGGTTGCTAAGAAGTATGGTTTCAACACCGAAGTGCTGACCGCAGAACTGGCTATGGATGCGCTGTATGATGCCATCGATTCGGTCAAGCTGTATCAGCAGCTGCCCAAGTTCCCGGCTTCCACCCGCGATATTGCGGTTCTGGTCGACGATGCTGTCCCGGCAGCTTCCATGCAGAAGGCCATCGAGCGAGCAGCTGGTTCCATTCTGGAAAGCGTCAAATTGTTCGACGTGTACAAGGGCAAGGGCATTCCGGAAGGCAAGAAGTCGGTAGCGTATTCGATGAGCCTGCGCGCGTCCGACCGCACGCTCAAGGACGAAGAATGCGACAACGCGATGCAGAAAGCCATTGCTGCACTCGAAAGCGAATTTGGCGCTGCACTGCGTAGCTGA
- a CDS encoding THUMP domain-containing class I SAM-dependent RNA methyltransferase — MKLDFCCPTLFGLEGIVADELRFEGKLEDVRAENGRVLFSGDWNTLAWANLNLRCAERVLVRVAAFPAKTFDQLFEGVRAVAWEEWLPKDAAFPVKGHALDSALHSIPDCQKIIKKAVVNRLGQAYGLHWFEETGPKFQIQFSIMHDQAEIFLDTSGAGLHKRGYRANANAAPLRETLAAAMVKLARFRGREPLLDPFCGSGTIPIEAALIAQRRAPGLTRAFEAEKWPCMPASAWSDARAAALERIVSGAELDICGSDIDPTCVTLSQENARKAGVGESVRFTQADATQIAYRQHTGVLFANPPYGERLLDREQAQKLYVQMGKSAGQSELKQYFLTSDPEFERFYGYRADKRRKLYNGMLKCDLYMFFKPVQVRKKFVEKITGRPKNVHK, encoded by the coding sequence ATGAAACTGGATTTTTGTTGCCCGACCTTGTTTGGGCTGGAAGGCATTGTCGCCGATGAACTGCGGTTTGAGGGCAAGCTGGAAGATGTACGGGCGGAAAATGGACGAGTCCTCTTTTCCGGCGATTGGAATACGCTGGCCTGGGCCAATTTGAACCTGCGCTGTGCCGAGCGGGTGCTGGTGCGCGTGGCAGCTTTTCCGGCCAAGACGTTCGACCAGCTGTTTGAAGGGGTGCGCGCGGTTGCCTGGGAAGAGTGGCTTCCCAAAGATGCTGCTTTTCCGGTCAAGGGACATGCGCTGGACTCGGCGCTGCACTCCATCCCGGACTGTCAGAAGATCATCAAGAAAGCCGTGGTCAACCGGTTGGGACAAGCCTATGGGCTGCACTGGTTTGAGGAAACCGGCCCCAAATTCCAAATCCAGTTTTCCATCATGCACGATCAGGCGGAGATCTTTCTGGACACCTCGGGCGCAGGGCTGCACAAGCGCGGGTATCGTGCCAACGCCAACGCGGCGCCGCTGCGGGAAACCCTGGCGGCAGCCATGGTCAAGCTGGCGCGTTTTCGGGGGCGGGAGCCGCTGCTCGACCCGTTTTGCGGTTCGGGTACCATCCCGATCGAAGCGGCACTGATCGCCCAGCGCCGGGCGCCCGGTCTGACCCGTGCGTTTGAAGCCGAGAAGTGGCCGTGTATGCCTGCGTCGGCCTGGTCGGATGCCCGGGCGGCTGCGCTCGAACGGATCGTATCCGGGGCCGAATTGGACATCTGCGGCAGCGATATTGACCCGACGTGTGTGACCTTGTCGCAGGAAAATGCCCGCAAGGCTGGGGTGGGGGAAAGCGTCCGTTTTACCCAGGCAGATGCCACGCAGATCGCCTATCGTCAGCACACCGGCGTGCTCTTTGCTAATCCACCGTATGGGGAACGACTGCTCGATCGGGAACAGGCGCAGAAATTGTATGTTCAGATGGGCAAAAGCGCCGGACAGAGCGAACTGAAGCAGTATTTTTTAACTTCTGACCCGGAATTTGAGCGGTTTTATGGATATCGGGCCGATAAAAGGCGTAAACTCTATAATGGCATGCTCAAATGCGATCTGTACATGTTCTTCAAACCGGTGCAAGTACGCAAAAAGTTTGTAGAAAAAATAACAGGACGACCGAAAAACGTTCACAAATAA
- the groL gene encoding chaperonin GroEL (60 kDa chaperone family; promotes refolding of misfolded polypeptides especially under stressful conditions; forms two stacked rings of heptamers to form a barrel-shaped 14mer; ends can be capped by GroES; misfolded proteins enter the barrel where they are refolded when GroES binds): MAKQILFGEEARKALQRGVDQLADTVKVTLGPKGRNVVLDKKFGAPLITNDGVTIAKDIELDDPFENMGAQLVKEVSIKTNDTAGDGTTTATLLAQAFVREGLKNLAAGANPMVMRKGMSKAVDAAVKAIAENSKKINGTADIARVGAVSSGSEEIGTLIAEAMEKVSTDGVITVEESKTAETYSEVVEGMQFDRGYVTPYMVTDTEKMEAVLDDAMVLITDKKISVIQDLLPLLEQIVKSGRKLLIIAEDIEGEALSTLIVNRLRGTFTCVAVKAPGFGDRRKDMLQDIAILTGGTVISEEVGLDLKDATLDMLGQARQIKVNKETTTIVDGAGNSEDIKARVAAIRAAIEKTTSDFDREKLQERLAKLAGGVAVIKVGAATEVEMKEMKLRIEDALNATRAAVEEGIVAGGGTAYVNAIPAVEALIDTVDGDEKTGVKIVMRGLEEPVKQIAANAGVDGAVVLEKIKTSGQIGYGFDAYAEKYGNMIEAGIVDPTKVNRSALQNAASIASMVLTTESIVADKKEPTPPAPAAPDMGGMY; the protein is encoded by the coding sequence ATGGCAAAGCAGATTTTGTTTGGCGAAGAAGCTCGTAAGGCGCTGCAGCGCGGCGTCGACCAGCTTGCAGATACCGTTAAAGTAACCCTGGGCCCCAAGGGCCGTAACGTTGTGCTCGATAAGAAGTTCGGCGCACCGCTGATCACCAACGACGGTGTAACCATTGCAAAGGACATCGAGCTGGACGATCCGTTCGAAAACATGGGTGCACAGCTGGTTAAGGAAGTATCCATCAAGACCAACGACACCGCTGGTGATGGTACCACGACCGCAACCCTGCTGGCACAGGCATTTGTTCGTGAAGGTCTGAAGAACCTGGCAGCTGGCGCAAACCCGATGGTTATGCGTAAGGGCATGAGCAAGGCAGTTGACGCAGCAGTAAAGGCAATTGCAGAAAACTCCAAGAAGATCAATGGCACCGCAGACATCGCACGTGTTGGCGCAGTTTCTTCGGGCAGCGAAGAGATCGGTACCCTGATTGCTGAGGCGATGGAGAAGGTTTCCACCGATGGCGTTATCACGGTAGAAGAGTCCAAGACCGCAGAGACCTACTCGGAAGTTGTAGAAGGCATGCAGTTTGACCGCGGCTATGTAACCCCGTACATGGTTACCGACACCGAGAAGATGGAAGCTGTTCTGGATGATGCCATGGTGCTCATCACGGATAAGAAGATCTCGGTCATTCAGGACCTGCTGCCGCTGCTCGAGCAGATCGTAAAGTCTGGCCGCAAGCTGCTGATCATTGCCGAAGACATCGAAGGCGAAGCACTGTCCACCCTGATCGTAAACCGTCTGCGTGGCACATTCACCTGTGTTGCAGTTAAGGCTCCGGGCTTCGGCGACCGCCGCAAGGATATGCTCCAGGATATCGCGATTCTGACCGGTGGTACCGTAATTTCGGAAGAAGTTGGTCTGGACCTGAAGGATGCAACGCTGGATATGCTCGGCCAGGCTCGTCAGATCAAGGTAAACAAGGAAACCACCACCATCGTAGATGGCGCTGGCAACTCGGAAGACATCAAGGCTCGCGTTGCAGCGATCCGTGCTGCAATCGAAAAGACCACTTCGGACTTCGATCGTGAGAAGCTGCAGGAGCGCCTGGCAAAGCTGGCTGGCGGTGTTGCTGTTATCAAGGTTGGCGCTGCAACCGAAGTTGAAATGAAGGAAATGAAGCTGCGCATCGAGGACGCACTGAATGCAACCCGTGCAGCTGTAGAGGAAGGCATCGTTGCTGGCGGCGGTACCGCTTATGTCAATGCGATCCCGGCTGTGGAAGCTCTGATCGACACCGTAGATGGCGACGAAAAGACCGGCGTGAAGATCGTTATGCGCGGCCTGGAAGAGCCGGTGAAGCAGATCGCTGCAAACGCTGGTGTTGACGGCGCAGTTGTTCTGGAGAAGATCAAGACTTCTGGCCAGATCGGTTACGGCTTTGACGCATATGCTGAGAAGTACGGCAACATGATTGAGGCTGGTATCGTAGACCCGACCAAGGTAAACCGTTCGGCTCTGCAGAATGCAGCTTCGATCGCTTCCATGGTTCTGACCACCGAGTCCATTGTAGCGGATAAGAAGGAGCCCACTCCTCCGGCACCGGCTGCACCGGACATGGGCGGCATGTACTAA
- a CDS encoding oligosaccharide flippase family protein, producing MKLLTHGLLYSVAVLCASNLGLQGLGFLYRIGLSHLAGAEGLGVYQLVHSVYAVIHAACLSGLTMACSRLSAELSAAGQGGAVGNLARRAAQVFALLVFGCAAFLFLGHGWISGHILGDARTAAVFPVMLACLALTGVENIVKSLCIGLNHVEWAASAELTEQVVRIVAVLTLLTLYGGQDYGRIALLIFVGMSLSECVSAALLARIYSKQIRIPKQSRQPLPRGFSRTFASIVLPVTGAAVLNSLLGSASSVILPQRLMQAGLTRTQALSELGIISGMAMPLLVLPIALISSVCTVIMPEISRSRARGDQVRIDALTRKAIGLTGLLAIPLTALIVPLAPTLSRLFFGQPLGLTYVALLGVSIVLAYYHMVTSALLGGMGAQWSSVSISVASECVQLVLVWILAAKPELGVQGYILAQILAGLLAVCANFIRLCQLSHVGSSLPRLFAIPLLCGATVFLWVRVFYTFFLGLVGFQWLGVVCTAFSAMLLCLGLLRMLGVRMGDYITLRPVNRMFQWGLY from the coding sequence TTGAAACTGCTTACTCACGGCCTGCTGTACAGCGTGGCGGTCCTATGTGCTTCCAATTTGGGGCTTCAGGGCCTGGGGTTCCTTTACCGCATTGGGCTCAGCCATTTGGCGGGCGCCGAGGGGCTTGGGGTCTATCAACTGGTGCATTCGGTCTATGCGGTCATCCATGCGGCCTGTCTGTCGGGCTTGACGATGGCCTGTTCCCGTTTGTCTGCTGAGTTGAGCGCTGCTGGGCAGGGAGGAGCGGTGGGCAATCTGGCACGGCGGGCCGCACAGGTGTTTGCGCTGTTGGTGTTCGGCTGTGCGGCGTTTTTGTTTTTGGGACATGGCTGGATTTCCGGACATATCCTGGGCGATGCGCGGACCGCTGCCGTCTTTCCGGTCATGCTCGCCTGTCTGGCGCTGACCGGGGTCGAAAATATTGTAAAGTCGCTGTGCATCGGCCTCAATCATGTGGAATGGGCGGCGTCGGCCGAACTGACCGAACAGGTCGTGCGCATCGTGGCCGTGCTCACCCTGCTGACGCTTTACGGCGGGCAGGATTATGGCCGTATTGCGCTGCTGATCTTTGTGGGCATGTCGCTGAGCGAATGCGTCAGTGCCGCGCTGCTGGCGCGCATTTACAGCAAGCAAATTCGTATCCCGAAGCAATCTCGGCAGCCACTGCCGCGTGGCTTTTCCCGGACCTTTGCCAGCATCGTCCTGCCGGTAACCGGGGCAGCGGTGCTCAACAGCCTGCTCGGCTCGGCATCTTCGGTGATTTTGCCCCAGCGGCTGATGCAGGCTGGGCTGACCCGTACCCAGGCACTGAGCGAACTGGGTATCATCTCAGGCATGGCCATGCCGCTTCTGGTGCTGCCGATTGCGCTCATCAGTTCGGTGTGCACGGTCATCATGCCGGAAATCAGCCGCAGCCGGGCGCGCGGCGACCAAGTGCGCATCGATGCGCTGACACGCAAGGCCATTGGGCTGACCGGGCTGCTCGCTATCCCGCTCACCGCCCTGATCGTGCCGTTAGCACCGACCTTATCGCGCCTGTTTTTCGGACAGCCGCTCGGGCTGACCTATGTGGCGCTGCTTGGGGTTTCCATTGTGCTGGCCTATTATCATATGGTCACGTCGGCCTTGCTCGGCGGGATGGGGGCGCAATGGTCTTCGGTCAGCATTTCGGTCGCAAGCGAGTGTGTCCAGCTTGTTCTGGTGTGGATTTTGGCGGCAAAGCCCGAACTCGGCGTGCAGGGCTATATTTTGGCGCAGATTTTGGCCGGACTGCTCGCGGTATGCGCCAATTTCATTCGGCTGTGTCAGCTCAGCCACGTGGGCAGCAGCCTGCCGCGTCTGTTTGCGATTCCGCTGTTGTGCGGCGCGACCGTATTTTTGTGGGTGCGGGTATTTTATACCTTTTTCCTGGGTCTGGTCGGCTTTCAGTGGCTGGGCGTGGTCTGTACGGCCTTCAGCGCTATGCTGCTGTGTCTGGGGCTGCTGCGGATGCTCGGGGTGCGTATGGGCGATTACATCACCTTGCGGCCGGTCAACCGGATGTTTCAGTGGGGATTGTACTGA
- the pheS gene encoding phenylalanine--tRNA ligase subunit alpha, translated as MKEQLEAILASAKKELGETTNARDLDAVRVKYLGKKGELTAILKGMKNLSPEERPVVGQMVNEVRAAVEAALEEQGEKIERLALEEKLKSETLDVTMPGEEVVLGHKHPLTVVLDEIKDIFIGLGFQIAEGPEVELDHYNFEALNIPKDHPARDTQDTFYVSDNVVLRTQTSGMQVRVMEKTQPPIRIIAPGRVFRSDAVDATHSPLFHQIEGLVVDKGITMSDLKGILELFAKRLYGDDTVVRFRPHHFPFTEPSAEMDIQCYQCHGEGCRLCKGEGWIEILGCGMVHPKVLEMSGIDPEIYSGYAFGIGLERTVMGRFKIDDIRLFYENDVRFLHQF; from the coding sequence ATGAAAGAACAGCTGGAAGCCATTCTTGCAAGTGCTAAGAAGGAGCTCGGCGAAACGACGAACGCCCGCGATCTGGACGCGGTGCGCGTCAAGTACCTCGGCAAAAAGGGTGAGCTGACCGCCATCCTCAAGGGCATGAAAAACCTGTCGCCCGAAGAGCGTCCGGTCGTTGGCCAGATGGTCAATGAAGTGCGCGCAGCGGTCGAAGCCGCGCTCGAAGAACAGGGGGAGAAGATCGAGCGTCTGGCGCTCGAAGAAAAACTCAAGAGCGAAACGCTGGATGTCACCATGCCGGGCGAAGAAGTCGTTCTCGGCCACAAGCATCCGCTGACCGTTGTCCTCGATGAGATCAAGGACATCTTCATCGGTCTGGGCTTCCAGATCGCCGAAGGTCCGGAGGTCGAACTCGACCACTATAACTTTGAAGCGCTCAATATCCCGAAGGACCATCCGGCGCGCGACACCCAGGATACCTTCTATGTTTCGGATAACGTCGTGCTGCGCACCCAGACCTCGGGCATGCAGGTGCGCGTCATGGAAAAGACCCAGCCGCCCATCCGCATCATTGCGCCCGGCCGTGTGTTCCGTTCGGATGCGGTCGATGCGACCCACTCTCCCCTGTTCCATCAGATCGAAGGTCTGGTAGTCGACAAGGGCATCACGATGAGCGACCTCAAGGGCATTCTGGAGCTGTTTGCCAAGCGTTTGTACGGCGACGACACGGTCGTCCGTTTCCGTCCGCACCACTTCCCCTTCACCGAGCCGTCGGCTGAAATGGACATCCAGTGCTATCAGTGTCACGGCGAAGGCTGCCGCCTGTGTAAGGGCGAAGGCTGGATCGAAATTCTGGGCTGCGGCATGGTACACCCCAAGGTGCTTGAGATGAGCGGCATCGACCCGGAGATCTATTCGGGTTACGCTTTTGGCATCGGCCTGGAGCGCACGGTTATGGGCCGCTTCAAGATCGACGACATCCGTCTGTTCTATGAAAATGACGTGCGGTTCCTGCACCAGTTCTAA
- a CDS encoding co-chaperone GroES, with translation MTLKPLSDRVVIKMVEAEETTASGIILTGSAKEKPQVAEVLAVGPGGMVDGKEVVMQVKVGDKVITSKYSGTEVKVDGEEVIIVRQGDILAVVE, from the coding sequence ATGACTTTAAAGCCCCTTTCCGACCGCGTTGTCATTAAGATGGTCGAAGCGGAAGAAACGACCGCAAGCGGTATCATCCTGACCGGCTCTGCCAAGGAGAAGCCCCAGGTTGCCGAAGTTCTGGCAGTTGGTCCCGGCGGCATGGTAGACGGCAAGGAAGTCGTCATGCAGGTGAAGGTTGGCGATAAGGTAATCACCAGCAAGTATTCCGGCACCGAAGTGAAGGTGGACGGCGAGGAAGTGATCATCGTTCGTCAGGGCGACATTCTCGCAGTCGTAGAATAA
- the tgt gene encoding tRNA guanosine(34) transglycosylase Tgt has protein sequence MDVGTFRILKTQGKARRGEFQTAHGTVQTPVFMNVGTAGAIKGAVDAFDLKQLGCQVELSNTYHLHVRPGDAIIKQMGGLHRFMRWDGPMLTDSGGFQVFSLASLRKIKEEGVFFNSHVDGRKIFMGPEESMRIQSNLGSDIAMAFDECIENPAAYEYVQASCARTTRWLARCKDELTRLNSLPDTVNPQQMLFGINQGGTYDDLRVQHMEDIKKLDLPGYAIGGLAVGESTEVMYHILDVVLPHAPENKPRYLMGVGTPSNIIEGVARGVDFFDCVMPTRNARHGHLFTWNGILNIHNAKYQTDDRPIEEGCQCPTCQHFSRAYVRHLLKAGEMLSQRLLVQHNLWFYNNLMVKIREAIEAGTFDEFRAQYSERLAKRI, from the coding sequence ATGGACGTTGGAACATTTCGTATTTTAAAAACCCAGGGCAAGGCCCGCCGCGGCGAGTTTCAGACCGCGCACGGCACGGTGCAGACCCCGGTCTTTATGAACGTGGGCACCGCAGGCGCCATCAAGGGCGCCGTGGATGCGTTTGACCTCAAGCAGCTTGGCTGTCAGGTCGAGCTGTCCAATACGTATCATCTGCACGTGCGGCCGGGCGACGCGATCATCAAGCAGATGGGCGGTCTGCACCGTTTTATGCGGTGGGATGGCCCCATGCTGACCGACAGCGGCGGATTCCAGGTCTTTTCGCTCGCTTCATTGCGCAAGATCAAGGAGGAGGGCGTGTTCTTTAACTCCCATGTGGATGGCCGTAAGATCTTTATGGGACCCGAGGAGAGCATGCGTATCCAGTCCAATCTGGGTTCGGATATTGCCATGGCTTTTGATGAGTGCATCGAAAATCCGGCGGCCTATGAATATGTGCAGGCATCCTGTGCCCGTACGACCCGCTGGCTGGCTCGCTGCAAGGATGAACTGACCCGGCTCAACAGCTTGCCCGATACGGTTAATCCGCAGCAGATGCTGTTCGGCATCAACCAAGGCGGCACCTATGACGATCTGCGAGTGCAGCACATGGAGGACATCAAAAAGCTGGACCTGCCCGGTTATGCTATCGGTGGCCTGGCGGTCGGCGAATCGACCGAAGTGATGTATCACATTTTGGATGTCGTGCTGCCGCATGCGCCCGAAAACAAGCCGCGCTATCTGATGGGCGTGGGCACACCGTCTAACATCATCGAAGGCGTTGCGCGTGGGGTGGACTTCTTTGACTGCGTCATGCCCACCCGCAACGCCCGGCACGGCCATCTGTTCACTTGGAACGGCATTTTGAATATCCACAATGCCAAATACCAGACCGATGACCGGCCGATCGAAGAAGGATGCCAGTGCCCGACCTGTCAGCATTTTTCCCGCGCGTATGTGCGGCACCTGCTTAAAGCCGGGGAGATGCTGTCCCAGCGGCTGCTGGTCCAGCACAACCTGTGGTTTTATAACAATCTCATGGTCAAGATTCGCGAAGCTATCGAAGCGGGGACCTTTGATGAGTTCCGCGCCCAGTACAGCGAACGGCTGGCCAAACGTATCTAA
- a CDS encoding aldo/keto reductase: protein MQHISDCFVLNNGVRIPCVAFGTYKAAADQTAAVISRAIEADYRHFDTASFYGTEPFLGQALAACGLPREDFFLTSKAWKDEMGYEAVKAAFARSLERLGTDYLDLYLIHWPRPDRDTPNWEQLCQDTWRALEELYQAGQVRAIGLSNFLPHHIEVIRQSCTVTPMVNQIEFHPGYTQPDTVHYCQSHGIQVEAWSPMGRTRVLGTPLVTELAAKYAVSPSQLCLRYALQKNVLPLPKASSLAHMQQNQDVFAFTLSDADVSRLDTMPQTGWSGQHPDFLE, encoded by the coding sequence ATGCAGCATATTTCCGATTGCTTCGTTTTAAACAACGGCGTGCGCATCCCCTGCGTTGCCTTTGGCACCTATAAAGCGGCGGCCGATCAAACCGCGGCCGTCATCTCCCGCGCCATCGAGGCCGATTACCGCCACTTTGATACGGCTTCCTTTTACGGTACCGAACCGTTTCTCGGCCAAGCGCTGGCTGCTTGCGGGTTGCCCCGGGAAGATTTCTTCCTGACCAGCAAAGCTTGGAAAGATGAAATGGGCTATGAGGCCGTCAAAGCCGCCTTTGCCCGCTCGCTCGAGCGGCTGGGCACCGATTATCTCGACCTCTATCTCATTCACTGGCCGCGCCCGGACCGGGACACGCCGAACTGGGAACAGCTCTGCCAGGATACCTGGCGCGCACTCGAAGAACTCTATCAGGCCGGGCAGGTACGCGCCATCGGGCTGAGCAATTTCCTGCCCCATCATATCGAAGTGATTCGGCAAAGCTGCACAGTCACTCCCATGGTTAACCAGATTGAATTCCACCCTGGCTACACTCAGCCGGACACGGTCCACTATTGTCAATCGCATGGCATCCAGGTCGAAGCGTGGAGCCCCATGGGCCGCACCCGCGTGCTGGGTACCCCGCTTGTGACCGAACTGGCCGCCAAATATGCGGTGTCCCCTTCCCAGCTCTGCCTGCGCTATGCGCTGCAAAAGAACGTGCTGCCGCTACCCAAGGCGTCCTCGCTGGCACACATGCAGCAAAATCAGGATGTTTTCGCGTTCACCCTGTCGGACGCCGATGTATCCAGACTGGATACCATGCCGCAGACCGGCTGGTCGGGCCAGCACCCGGATTTTCTCGAATAA